The Chloracidobacterium sp. genomic sequence TCTGCCGAAGATCGGCGCGGGTTCGGCGCGTACGAAATGCGCCTTTATGTGCGAGACAGCGCCGCCAGCCGCGCAGGATCCACCGTCACCGCGTGATTGAGCGGCCCATGCCCCTGGCCGTAGCCGGGGGCCGAGGCGAGGGCGAGGGCGACGTAGTGACGGGCGCGGATGACGGCCTCGCGCAGAGCCAAACCCTGGGCGAGACCGGCGGCGATGGCGGAAGCGAGCGTGCAGCCGGTGCCGTGCGTGTGACGGGTGGCGATGCGTGGGCCCGAGAGGGCTTCCATCCCCTCTGCCGTCACGAGGAGGTCGGTCACCCGCTCGCCCGGCAGATGCCCGCCCTTCATCAGCACCGCCCGGCAGCCGAGCGAAAGCAGGCGCTCGGCGACCCGCTTCATGTCGTCGAGGGAGAGGATGGCGGAACCGGCCAGAACTTCCGCCTCCGGAACGTTGGGGGTGATGATCGTGGCGCGGGGAATCATCAGGCGCATCAGGGCCGAGACAGCGTTCTCCTCGAGCAGACGATGCCCGCCTTTCGCCACCATCACCGGATCGACCACCACGGGCACCGGCGGATCGAGGGCGGCGATCTCCTCCGCCACCGCCTCGATCACCGGCACGTCGTGCAGCATGCCGGTCTTCACGGCATCGACGCCGAGGTCGGAGACGACGACGTCGATCTGTTCGCGGATGAAGCCCGGTGGCACGGGCAGTACGTTGGCCACGCCCTGCGTGTTCTGCGCCGTGAGGGCGGTGACGGCGGTCATGGCGAAGGCGCCGAGGCAGGTGACTGCCTTGATGTCGGCCTGGATCCCCGCCCCGCCCCCTGAGTCGGAGCCGGCGACGATCAGCACCCTGCCCTTCATCACGCCGCCACCTCGGCGACGACGGAATTGATCGCTTCCGCCACGAACTCGACCACCTCCGAAACGAGACTGTCATCGACCGCCTCGGCCATGACGCGCACCACCGGTTCCGTGCCCGACCGGCGGATCAGCAGGCGCCCCCGCCCGGCGAGCCGTCCCTCGGCCTCGGCGATCGCGGCCGCAATGCGCGGGTGGGAGAGATCGAGCCGCCCGTCATGGCGGACGTTGCGCAGGCGTTGCGGCAGGGGTTCGAACTGGCGGCACACCTCGGAGGCGGGCCTTCCCGTCTCGACGACGACGGCCAGCACCTGCAGGGCGGCGATCAGACCGTCACCCGTGGTCGCGTAGTCGGTCAGGATCATGTGGCCGGACTGCTCCCCGCCGACATTCATGCCCTTCTCGCGCATGCGTTCGGCGACGTAACGGTCGCCCACCGCCGTGCGCTCGAGCACGAGCCCCCGGTCGGCGAGGAAGCGCTCGAGCCCCATGTTGCTCATCACCGTCGCCGCCACCCCGCCCCCGGTGAGCCGGCCGGTGCGCGACCATGCATCGGCGATCAGGGCGAGGATCTGGTCGCCGTCGATCACCCGGCCTGTCTCGTCGGCCAGGATCAGGCGGTCGGCATCACCGTCGAGGGCGAGGCCGAGATCCGCACCGTGCGCCACCACCTCGCTCTTCATGTGTTCGGGGACGGTGGAGCCGCAGCCCCGGTTGATGTTCACGCCATCGGGGGCGACGCCGAGCGGGATCACCTCCGCGCCGAGTTCGGCAAGCACGAGGGGGGCGACGCGGTAGGCAGCGCCGTTCGCGCAATCGATGACAATGCGCAGCCCATCGAGGCGAAGGTTGCGGGGAAAGGACGATTTCGCCGCCTCGATGTAGCGGCCGCGCGCATCCTCGAGCCGCACCGCGCGGCCGAACTCGCCCGGAGCGGCAAGGTGACTCTCCAGTGCTGCGTCATCCATGAGCCGTTCGATTTCGGCCTCCATCGCGTCCGAAAGCTTCCAGCCGTCCGGACCGAACAGTTTGATGCCGTTGTCCTCGAACGGATTGTGCGAGGCCGAGATCATCACCCCGAGATCGGCCCGCATGGAGCGCGTGAGCCAAGCGATCGCCGGCGTGGGCAAAGGACCCACGAAGTTCACATCCATGCCGACCGAGATGAAGCCGGCGGCGAGCGCGTTCTCGATCATGTAGCCGGAGAGGCGCGTGTCCTTGCCGATGACGACGCGCGGCCGGTGCCCGGCCGTGGTGCGCCGGAACAACGCCCCGGCGGCCTGCCCCAGGCGGAGCGCGGTTTCCGCCTGCATCGGCGGGGCGTTGGCCCGGCCACGGACCCCGTCGGTTCCGAACAGACGACGACGATCGGACGCCATCGGCGAAGGCTCCAGCTGCCCCGAGGAGAGGCGCGCCGGACGGCGGACCGGCCGTCCCGACACGCCCTGTGATGGGTATCACCCCGAGCTTGACGGTCGCTTTATCCCCGCTCCGCCGCGTCCCGCCAAGGGCTGCGCTTGCTCCGCCAGCCGTGGGCGCCACCCGCCCCGGCACCGCGGATGGAACGTCGGCCGACCGGGGAGGCGGCGAACCTGGGCGTAAACGTCAGACGTTCGGCTGCGGCTGAGGCCCGAAGCCGCCGGCGGGCGCGGCGCCCGTCTTCGGCACGCGCCCCGAGGTCGGCACCGAGGAGCG encodes the following:
- the glmM gene encoding phosphoglucosamine mutase; the encoded protein is MASDRRRLFGTDGVRGRANAPPMQAETALRLGQAAGALFRRTTAGHRPRVVIGKDTRLSGYMIENALAAGFISVGMDVNFVGPLPTPAIAWLTRSMRADLGVMISASHNPFEDNGIKLFGPDGWKLSDAMEAEIERLMDDAALESHLAAPGEFGRAVRLEDARGRYIEAAKSSFPRNLRLDGLRIVIDCANGAAYRVAPLVLAELGAEVIPLGVAPDGVNINRGCGSTVPEHMKSEVVAHGADLGLALDGDADRLILADETGRVIDGDQILALIADAWSRTGRLTGGGVAATVMSNMGLERFLADRGLVLERTAVGDRYVAERMREKGMNVGGEQSGHMILTDYATTGDGLIAALQVLAVVVETGRPASEVCRQFEPLPQRLRNVRHDGRLDLSHPRIAAAIAEAEGRLAGRGRLLIRRSGTEPVVRVMAEAVDDSLVSEVVEFVAEAINSVVAEVAA
- the thiD gene encoding bifunctional hydroxymethylpyrimidine kinase/phosphomethylpyrimidine kinase, which encodes MKGRVLIVAGSDSGGGAGIQADIKAVTCLGAFAMTAVTALTAQNTQGVANVLPVPPGFIREQIDVVVSDLGVDAVKTGMLHDVPVIEAVAEEIAALDPPVPVVVDPVMVAKGGHRLLEENAVSALMRLMIPRATIITPNVPEAEVLAGSAILSLDDMKRVAERLLSLGCRAVLMKGGHLPGERVTDLLVTAEGMEALSGPRIATRHTHGTGCTLASAIAAGLAQGLALREAVIRARHYVALALASAPGYGQGHGPLNHAVTVDPARLAALSRT